A single region of the bacterium genome encodes:
- a CDS encoding 3-hydroxybutyryl-CoA dehydrogenase — protein MAAFRTIGVVGCGLMGSGIVEVCARSGYDVVVREVSDDLLTRGLERLDASLGRAVERGKLAPANRNAARARVRGTTRLADLSRCELVIEAVVELMDTKKDVYAELDRICPPPTIFASNTSSLSITEMASVTRRPAQVLGLHFFNPVPVMKPVEMVRGLLTAEETLAAAREFCEALGKTVVACKDSPGFIVNRLLVPYLLDAVRALDMGLASREDIDTAVQLGLNHPMGPLTLLDFVGIDTTYYIAEAMYRELKDARYAAPPLMRKMVLAGHHGRKTGRGFYEYPAGKK, from the coding sequence GTGGCGGCATTTCGCACCATCGGGGTCGTGGGCTGCGGGCTCATGGGATCGGGCATCGTCGAAGTCTGCGCGAGGTCGGGATACGACGTCGTCGTGCGCGAGGTCTCCGACGACCTCTTGACGCGCGGCCTGGAACGCCTGGACGCATCGCTCGGGCGCGCCGTAGAGCGCGGCAAACTTGCGCCGGCCAACCGGAACGCCGCGCGCGCGCGCGTCCGCGGGACGACCCGGCTCGCGGACCTGTCGCGGTGCGAGCTCGTCATTGAGGCCGTCGTCGAGCTGATGGACACGAAGAAAGACGTGTACGCGGAGCTCGACCGGATCTGCCCGCCGCCCACGATCTTCGCCAGCAACACGAGCTCGCTCAGCATCACTGAGATGGCCTCGGTGACCCGGCGCCCCGCCCAGGTCCTCGGGCTGCATTTCTTCAACCCGGTGCCGGTCATGAAGCCGGTGGAGATGGTGCGGGGTCTGCTCACCGCGGAGGAGACACTCGCCGCCGCGAGGGAGTTCTGCGAAGCGCTCGGCAAGACCGTCGTGGCCTGCAAGGACTCTCCCGGGTTCATCGTCAATCGGCTGCTGGTTCCCTACCTCCTCGACGCCGTCCGGGCCCTCGACATGGGCCTCGCCAGCCGCGAAGACATCGACACGGCCGTGCAGCTCGGATTGAACCATCCGATGGGCCCGCTCACCCTCCTCGATTTCGTCGGAATCGACACGACGTATTACATCGCCGAGGCGATGTACCGGGAGCTCAAAGACGCCCGATACGCGGCCCCCCCGCTCATGCGGAAGATGGTGCTGGCGGGCCACCACGGCCGCAAGACCGGACGCGGCTTCTACGAGTATCCGGCGGGGAAGAAATAG